The sequence below is a genomic window from Microvirga mediterraneensis.
CCCGCTCGCATGAAGACGCAGAACTTGCCGCATCTGTCGCATGGTCATCTCTCTGTTTGCCGGCATCGCGTTCCTCTCTGTGGAGAGGTCGAAATGCCCCAATCGGATGACCCGGTGCAGCACGGTTCTTCCGCCTGATCCCTGGACGGGATCAAATCGGAAGGGTGGACGGCTTCAGTTCGGAAGGGTGGACGGGATCAAATCGGAACCGTGGACGACTTCAAGTCGGTACACATGGACGGATTGCGTCGGAATCTGCACAACCTGCTCTATCCAGCTTCCGACCGGCGCAGCACCGCCGCCGAAGCGGGGCTTTCCGACTTCCAGGATCTGATCCTCCAGACGCCAGATGGCGAACGGCTTGTCGCATGGTGGAAACCGGCGCAGCCCGGCAAGGCGCTGATCCTGTACTTCCATGGCAACGGCGGCAGTCTCTGGAACGGACGCCTGCGCGCTCAGGCGCTGACGGCCTCCGGCCGCGGGCTGCTCATGGTTAGCTATCGCGGCTACTCCGGCTCGACCGGCTCGCCCACGGAAATGGGGCTCCACACGGACGCCCGCACTGCCTATGACTGGGTGCGGCAATCCTACGAGGCCTCGCGGCTGGTCGCCTATGGCGAGTCCCTCGGCACCGGGGTGGCGGTGCGCCTGGCGAGTGAGCAGCCGCTGGCCGGTCTCATCCTCGACGCGCCCTACACCTCCACCGCCGATGGGGCCAGCCTCACCTACTGGTATGTGCCCGTCTCCTGGCTGATGCTGGACCAGTTCCGCTCGCTCGACATCATCCAGCAGGTGAAGGCGCCGATCCTGATCCTGCACGGCACGGATGATCGCACCATTCCCTTTGCCTTCGGCGGGCGGCTGTATGCGGCCGCTCCCGAGCCGAAGCACTTCGTCCGCATCGAGGGCGGGAGCCATAGCCGCAATCTCGAGCAGGGCGGGATGGCGGCGGTGGAGGACTTCCTCGCGGCCGTGGAGACCCAGCGGCCAGACCGCTCCTCCGGCACTGTCACGCCACCATAAGCACCGTAGGCCACCATCTCGCGATGACTTCCCGGCATCAGGGCGAGGGCTGAGGTATCCTTGTTCGACCAATCCCACTGTGCTGTATAGGGCAGGGCAATCAGGAGATGGATGCTTGAACAAGCATCAGCCCACAAGCCGTGCTTGAGGATCGTTCTTTGGCGCTTCTCGAAGACACTCTTCAAGGACACGACTTTCAGCCGATTAGGCCCGCGTACGCCATGTTGACCTTGGAACGCCCTACCTCGCTCGAACAGATCATCAAGAAGAGCCGGTTCGTCGCGACAGGCGGCCCGGTTGCGGGCGAGCAGGCCGCCAAGGACTTCATCGCCGCTCACGCCGATCCAGGAGCCAATCACAACTGCTGGGCTTGGCGGGTGGGGCAGAGCTATCGCAGCAGCGATGATGGCGAGCCCAGCGGCACCGCCGGCAAGCCAATCCTGCAGGCGATTGATCGGCTATCCCTCGACAATGTCGCTGTTGTCGTGACCCGCTGGTTTGGAGGGGTTCTTCTCGGCAGCGGTGGCCTGATCCGGGCTTACGGCGGGACCGCGGCCACCTGTCTGCGGGCAGGCAAGCTGGTCGCGATCGTAGCCGTTCACGAAGCCACCATCACCGTAACCTTTTCCGATCTGGCGCTTGTGCAGGCGCGGCTCGCCAGCAGTGCCGGTGTTCAGATCCGCCAGGAGAGCTTCACCGAGACAGGTGCAACGCTGACGGTGGGCCTCCCCGAAGCGAGTGCCCCGCAGATCGTCCACATGATCATGGACATCACCAGCGGCCGGGCATCGATTGTGATGGATCCCTGCACCGCGATCTGATCTGGGATCGGCAACAGCGGGTCGGTAAGATCTGTCCGCTACGGCTATTGGCTCTGCCATTGGTGCAGGCGAGATTCGGATCATGAGAGCACTCGTTGGCATCAGCACCATGCTCGTTCTCCTGTCCATGGGAGCGGCGGCGGACGGCACAAGTCTCGCCGGCTCCCTCTGGCAATGCACCCGAGCCTCGGACCAGTCTCAGTTCGTGATCACCTTCTACCCCGGCGGAGGAGTAGGCGGCGGCGAACTGCAGGATGAGGAGGTAAGCCCCTACATCTTCGATGCCTCCCGTACCAAGCCCGGGGAGTGGCCAGGCAAGTGGGAACAGACAGGCCATCGCTTCACCCGGGCGTTTCCGGATCAGGACATGCGGATTGAGGGGAGCGTCCGAGGACCTGGACAGCCTGCTGCGCGGCTCACCGGCACCGAAACCTCGCCAGGAGGAGGGTCTGCTGCGGCGTGCACGGCCTTATCCAGATTGCCAAAGATCGGGGAGGGGTTGGTGATCCCCAGAGACAGCCGCTTCATCGATCTGGATGGAGAGGAGGGGACCCTGAAGGTGTCGGCGGGTGTCTCGCTCCAGGAGCAAGGGGCCCGCTAGAAGCCGGCAGCTGGGCGAGGGGCTGAGCCTTGGGAAGGCCCCGCCTGATGCCCATATATGGTTCATGCCGCCCAAGGGTTCTTCACCACGCACCCTCGACCTGTTCGAGGTCACTCTGACCATCCCGACGCCCTCGGCTGAACCGGCTCCTGTTCCGGCTGACCCACCAAGGCTGGTCAGCCTGTCCGATGCTCAACTGGCCCAGCAGTTGAGCCATGTCGTCAGTGAAGTGCCGCGCCGACTGGAGAAGGGCAGGGGCAACCGCCCGGAGCTCGAGGCGGCGGTAACACAGGCCAAAGTGTCCTTAAGTCGGCTTGTGCCAGAACCTGCAAAGCACACCAACTCCTCGCGCTCCCGAAAGACCTCTTCGGTGCTGCAGGAAGGGCAGCGCAAGGCAGTCAGAGCCGCCCTTCTCGCCGGCGTAGCACCGACTCAAGTAGCCAAGCACTTCGGTCTGTCGCTGGCCACCGTGCGCAAGTTGCTCGATAAGGAGGGTAGGGGGTCTTGAAGGAGAGGGCATAGGATTGCCGACGAACAACGGGATAGGAGCTTGCAAAGCTTCCTGCTCATTCGCCCGTCCCAAAGCCTGTCGCTCGAATATCATCTCTGCCTCCGCCACTGGCGCAGTCGACCCATGACGCAAGAGCCTGCTCGCTTCCGAGAAGCACCTCATGAACGATGATGATTTCGAGCAGTTGATCGCCAGCTTGGGCGAGGTTCTCGCCTGCACGGACAACAGCCAGAGCCTGGGAGGTGGCCTGAGGCTGCCCTCCGCCACTGACGTAGCCGCAATCCGCAAAAAAACTGGTCTGTCTCAAGCCGATTTCGCACGCCGGACCAGCGTCCCCGTGGCAACAATCCGGAATTGGGAGCAGGGCCGGCGGCTCCCTCAAGGACCGGCGCGGGTTCTGCTGGCCCTGCTCGATCGCAACCCACGGATCGTGGAGGACACCCTTAGCCGGTGAATGCTCCGCCTGACCGACGGTGCTTGCTCTGCCGCAGGTCACCAGGCTTGTGAGGGCATGCCAAAGTGCCCATTGGCGAGCTGCCGGGCCCGTGCCGTGATCTCCTCTTCCGTGAAGCGCTCAGGCGCCATTTGTGCTCTCCCTGCCACGAGCGGGAATGATGCCGGGCGAGTGTGACAGGATGGTGGTAGGGCTGAGTGGCCGCCACGATCGGCTACGTTGATCAGCCTTCGTTACGCGTCCAGTTCTCGATCGCTTCCCTCAAACCTGCAGGCAAGTCGATTGGTGCCGTATCGGCAAGATTGCCGCTCGACGCTCCCAGCTCCGAGAGCAGCGCCTGGTACTTCTCTAGCTTTGGCTCCTGCGTCGCGTCAAAGCCTTCCGCTGTCACATCGCCTGGAGTGCCCCCGAACAGGCAGAGGAGTGCAAGGATAGCGCGCATGGATCGAATCCTTCCGAGACCACAGTAGGATTGCGTACCGTGGCATTTTCACGGCTGGAGGGGTGTGCGGCAAGGCCCGCTAGGTCGGGGGCTATCCTCAGCCGGTACTCGCTGGACCGGCATCTGCCGGCTGGGTGAATAAGCCCGGCCGAGAGGCTGGTGTGCCTAATACTGCCATCTTGCTTTTATCGCTTCGGAGGCGACTGGATCTATGTTGTACCAGAAGGCCGTGTTGTTCTTGGAGTCGACGACATAGAGCTTATCGTTGGCGTCCATGGCGCCCCAAACGTATTGAGCAGCCTGCTCAGCCGTGTAGTTCGATTGCACGTACCAAAAGGATTCAGTTACTTTGGCCCAGTTGCCAAGTTGCTTAATTCTCTCAGAAACCTTCGGATAGTTTTGACCATACCTCTGTAGGTCATAAGTAATGTGGAGGTTGTTCGCCAATCGATTCTCCTTGTGGGTGGCAGGAACATCCTCGCAGAGACAGAGCGAGCAACAAGGCTAGAAGCGTTAACCATGCTCACGTGTCCTCGCTTTTCACAGGCTGTGCCGTCGAAGGCACAGCCAATCGGCCGAGGGTGGGCACAATGGCCAGAGGTGGGGTCCGTAGCTCGAGGTTAGAGCGGGCCGCCCATAATGGTCTGGTTGGGGGGCAAGTCCCTCCGGGCCCACCAGCTCTGTAACTCAGTCAGACCTGAGCTAGGCTCAGGACCTATTAATTTGGGCTGAGGTGTGATCCAGAGCCTCGTTTGAGGAGGCTCTGAATAGGTGATTTGTTTTTGCTCAGTGAGCACCAGATGGCGCGGATTTCTCCGCATTTCCCGCTGGCTCATGGCGTGCCGCGTGTGGATGACCGGCGCGTGGTCAGCGGGATCGTGTATGTCATCCGCAACAGCTTGCAGTGGAAGGATGCGCCCAAAGCGTATGGGCTACACAAGACATTGTACAACAGGTTCATGCGATGGAGCCGGCTGGGTGTCTTCGACCGGATCTTCGCCGCTCTGGCCGGTGAAGGTCCCAAGCCCGAGCGGATCATGATCGATGCTACCCACCTGAAGGCGCACCGCACCGCGGCGAGCCTGCTCAAAAAGGGGATGTTCCCTGTCGTATCGGGCGCACCAAAGGCGGGCTGAACTCCAAGCTCCATGCCGTCTGCGATAGTGCCGGCAAGCCGATCATCCGGCTTTTATCGGAAGGTCAGATGAGCGACCATAAGGGCGCACAGCTCAGGAACTCAGGCTCGACTCCACCCTCATCGAACCGAACTCGGAATATGCCGCTATCGCTGAGCGGCGGATCTTCGGTGTTGCACCTATTGTAGTGGCTGCGGAATGATCAGGGGGTTTTCGTTAGTCGTGGAAGTGCTTGTGTGGCCCTGTAGCGAACTGCTCCGTTTGCCTAAGCATTCGCCATGCTTCTCGGATTTCAGTCGTAAGGCTTTCTCGCAAAGCTGCTCGAGCCCCGTCCCAGCGGATCCGTGCTGGGGTCATATTCGCACGTATCGATGCATCTTCTTCAGCTGTGATGTCGTCTTCCCCTTCTTCATAGTCGGGGCCGGTAGTCTGGAGTCTGAAGGCACGACCCAACTCCTCCATAGCGTGGATGAGCTGGCTGAGAGCCTCAGTAGCCTCATTCCTACGGGAGTTAAGTTCGGAATACTCCGGATGTCGGTTCGAGATAGCAGTCAGGAACTCGTTGAGAGATTTCAGATCTCGAATGGTGTCCCAGCACTTCTCTTCCCACATGGTATAAGTATTCGGCCAGTCGTGTCGGTCGTCATACAGGCTAACGACCGAGCGGATTGCATAATCGAGCCCAGCTGCGGCGCCGATACGCTCCGCTTCCTCTTCATAAGATTGGGAAATTTCCAAGAGTGCAGGCCTGGACGATGCGGCGGTCTGCCGAGCCATTTCGGTCAGCTGTCTCCTAACCGGGACAGATGCGAGCCAAGCGGCAGCCAAGGCAGCCAAGCCCGTAAGGAGCGTTTGGTATCGATTGAGCCAGTACTCGAAGCAGCCTGCCGCACCACTCTGCTTTATCGCGGCCGCTCCCGCCCCACCCGAACAAAAGGCAGTCGCGCCGCTGTAGATGGCGACAGCTCCCAGGATCAATGCGGCCGCACAGAGAACCCCCCAGAACTTGGTTGCAGCCCACTGATCCACTTCCAACCCCCAAGGCATCATTGCATAGGGAGGCTGTATTGACGGGTGCTCCGTCAATCAAGCTCCCTCACCGGATGGACCAGACAGCTTCTGAGCTTTGCGGGCCCGGGGTGCGTACTTGTATTTGCGCTTCGGCTTGGCATCTTTCCCCAGGCGGAGGCGAGCTTCGGCGACACCATCCTTCAATGAGGCAAGCGCCAGGCGCATGATCATCTCGGCTCGGGTGACACCTGCTCCCTTCGCGAGGATGTTCACCAGGGATAGGTCCTCACCCGCAATGTCCACAGTCAGCCGGCGCCGGAGAATCTAATTCAAGTATCCGGGTCTGGCGGAGGTTCCGTTAGCAGTTATCCACCTTTCCATCCGGCACATACCTGAATCGTGATGCTGGATTGCAGGTCGAAGCTCGGCTCGATTACTGCGCAGCATCGAATCAAGTGCGTAACTCAGAATCACTCGGAACCTGACTTTTACATGCGAATTGACTCGGCCTTTTCAGCTAAATGATTCTAGCTAAAGAAGTTTCCCACCGCTGAATCGATCTATTGTGAATGGATTCTTGACGCGCGACTCCACAGCCAACTCAGAATCGGGCATTTCTCGTAACTGTCACAAGTGCGATGGGGTGGAGTGCCATGCCTGACGTGAAAGGGATCGAGCGTGTTCAGCGCCTCAGGAAAGCCCGCCGCCAGCGGGGTGACCGGGAGATGAACGTCTGGGTTCCACAGTTGATTGGGGCTGCAATCGACCAAGCTGTTGAGAGCGGCCGCTTCAAGACACGCCAGGACGCCATCAACCACGCCCTTGAGACCACCTTTGTTCGGAAGGAGCCAAACACGGTGACGTAACCTAGGCAAAGCAAAAGGCCCACGAAGCTGGGAACTTCGAGGGCCTTTGGAGTCCACCGAGGGGTGGGCATAGATTGTATCGCAACATTCTTATGCCATCCCAACAAACTGACTGTCAAGAGCATCGTTTTCGGTGAACGCTCCCGCTTTGCCCTCAACATGGAGGGACTGATGCAGCTTGCATCGTCAGGAGGCCGGCGGCTGAGACATGCCGCTCTGGCCGCAAGAAAACTTGCGCTCGAAGCCGAGCGTACAGTTACACGTAAAGAACTCTCGGCCGCTGCCCGGGACGCCGGCAAGGCGCTTGACCTCAGGCCAGCCCAGCGGGCGGTGCTCTCGGAACTGGTGGCCTGCTGGGGCGAGCAGGAGTGGGAGCGGCTGCTGGTCTGGCCCTCCAACGACTACCTCATGAGCCGCACTGGCCTGACCGAGCGGGCAATCCGGCGCATCCTGCGCCAGCTGGTCGACCTGCAGCTGCTGGCCCCCAAGGACTCGCCCAACGGCAAGCGCTATGCCGTCAAGGATCTGGCTGGGCAGGTGGTGGATGCCTTCGGGTTCGACCTGACCCCGATCTATGCCCGCCGGGGCGATTGGGCGGCGATGCTCATCGAACAGAAGCAGCTGCGCGAGGTGCAGAAGCGGGCCTTCGACGAGGTCACCATCTGCCGCCGCGCAACCGAGGAGGCCCTGAGTGCCCTGGCCGAGCACTTCCCGGATGTGGACCGCTCCGAGATCGAGACCCGGCTGAAAGCGCTCCAGGCACGTACGCCGACCCGGTCCAGGGTTACGCTGCCGGCCGATCTTCTGGATGCGTGGCAGCTGTTGAGAACTGACGTTGAAGAAGTCTTCTATGAAGCGGGCAAAGCCGGACTCGGAGTCCGTCACACTAATAACAACAACGGATCTCCTAGTGAGCCTTGTAACAAGGGCTTTCCGAAGAAAGCTGAAGCGGTTCGTTCAACCGAACAAACCTCGGAGCAGCTATCACCGGAATTGATCCTGGAGGCCTGCCCCACCTTGAGCGACTACGGCCAGCCCGTGCGGGATCTGGCCGACATCGTTTCGGCTGGCCGCTACCTGCGGGCCGCGCTCGGGGCCCATGAAAGCGCCTGGGCCGAGGCGGTGGAGGACATCGGCACTGTCAGGGCGGCCATTGCGGTGATCTACGTGCTGCAGCTCTACGAGGATGACGTAGCCAAGAACGGCGGCGAGAGCCGGATCAAGAACCCAGGCGGCTACTTCCGCGCCCTCACGCGCATGGTCAAAGCCGGCAAGATCGACCTCGCCGTCGAGCTCCTCGCCATGAGGAGGCGACGGATGTCATAGGAACGAGCCGTGCGCGTCGAGATGACGACTAGTCAGCGTGCCGGGTGTCAGAGAGGGCGGGAATGGAGAACGAGGAGTGAAAGGTATGGTGTTGATTTCAACCGTCGTGGGCGGGCTCTTCCTCTACGTGATTTTCGAGCGGCACCTGAAAAAAGCTCTGCATCGGACGCATGACCAGCGCAAAGCTATCGAGATTGGCACGCTGGTGATCGCGATTGCTGCCATGGTGCTGGCGGCGGGCAGCCTAGCCTACGCGCTGACAGCAACCGACGCTCTTGAGGAGCGTCTAATGGCGCTCGAAAAGGCTGCACGGAATCTCCCTCAGGGGAGATAGTAACTACGTGGATGAGGGTAGGAGAGACGTAGCTCCTGGACAAGCGATTTGGACCTGTGAGTTACTACGCTGACATTTCAAAGGCCGGGCATCACTGTTGTGAATCAGTACTGCTGAACTGATTCAAGACTTTGATTGGACCGCAGCACATGGGTTGCGCAACATGGAGGCATGTTTCAAGACACGATCCAGTACCTGGTGCTCGACAGGTGTGACCCCACCCGCAACATGGCTCGCTACTACGTCCTGTCGCTCGAACCCAGCCTGTTCGGTGATGCCACTTTGATCCGCGAGTGGGGTCGTCTCGGCCAGCCGGGGCAGAGGAGGATCGAGCTCTACGAAAACCAGTCACGTGCTGTAGAAGCCCTCGAGACCTGGCTCCAGCGAAAGCAACGCCGCGGCTACCTGCTGCGAAGCGGGTAGGGACAAGAGTAACCCGGCGACGTTGAGTTCATCGGTCTTCTTCCAAATTGGAGCCCTTCTTTCATGCCGGTTTGATCGACCTATGCGAACGGGTTCTTGACCTGCTGTGGTGCCTCTGTGGGACCACTTTCATCAGGCAGGGCTTTATCCTGCTCCAGGGCTTTCACGATAGCGTCGACAGCTGTCTTCAGTGCCTTCGCTTGCTTGAGGCCGTTCTTATCCCGCATCACATCGAGCGAGCCATAGAGGGCGACTTTGTCGGTGCCGTTCTCGATGGTGAACTCGCCTATACTGAGAGAGGCGCTGTCATCTGAGAACGGCTGAAACTTCTTTGTCATGGGCGGCGTCCAAACTGATCAATGGCCTCAAGGATGCCTCCAATGAACCCGTCCTGTGATGGGGCAGGGCTCTGTTCCTGAGCGTCTGCTTGAGGCGGAGGTCTACGGGTGTTTCTTCCGGGTCCTTTTGATCTTCGGAGCTGGGGAGCTGGCAGGTTCAGGATGCTTTGCTTGATGTCCGGTTGCAGCTGAGGGAATGGGTCTATGCCAGACAGCTGCTGCAACTCAGCAAGCGAGATAATCCTGTACTCGTCACCCTCCTGGTTGGGCGTGAGATAAGCCGCTCCAGCGTTCAGCGTCGGATCAAAGACGGCTTTCGCGATGTGGGTTGGTACCAGCACACGTCCCTTAAGAGCCTGAAGGTTCTCGCCCTGGAAGAGAGGGCCAGTCACCACGTAGATTTCCTGCCGCTCCGAGTAATCGCGCACGGCGCGTTCTATGCTCTCCCATAGATTGCGATTGTTGTCGGAGTTCTGCGGCACCATGTTGGCCAAGGAAAAGGACTCATCCATTCCTTGAGGGATGGTCATGTCTCCCGCTGGTGCCATGTGGCCGCGATCGAAACCGCTCCGGACATAGTCGGACAGTTCAGCTCTCTCGTCGGGAGGAAGATTGGGATCTGCGTGGAAGTTGTTGACCCGGTTCAGGGCACGAGCGCCGCTTGCTCGCCTGGGGGTGAGGTGCTCGGCTACCCAAAGGGGTGTCCGGGTAAGCCCGGAGTGGAGCAACGCAAACTCCGTGTAACAGATTTGCCGGGTCTTGGGCGTAAGCTTCGGATTGGCGAGAACAGGAGCGGTCCCGCCGAAGAAATGCTGAGGGCAAGCTGCCGCTGCGGCGTCGGAGACGACGAGAGCCACCACGAGAACAAGGGCAGGAAAGGGGTTGGGCAGTCTCACAGTGGCCTCATGAAGCGAGCAAGTCTGGACAGGAGCATCGCCGGTCCATTCCACACCAGCAAAGCATGCTTTTTGAGAGCATTGCTGTCTCCACCCCTCTGTCCCGGAGGGACGCCCCGCCTGGAGTCAGGGATCCGGCGAAGCCCGTAGCGCTTCAACTCGGCCTCGCTCAGGATTCGCTTTGGAATCCGGCGTGAGCGCGGCCTCAGCGGGTTGTCCTTGCTCATCGAGGCACCTCTCTCGCAGGTGAATACAGTCTTCTTAGGTTCCCGATGCTCCACTTCAATGAGCGCACAACCCGATTGATGATCGGCTTCGGGCTGAATTAAGCCCAAAGCGGCCATCGAAATTAAATAACATAAACGGGGTGTGCCGCATCCTCGGTAAGCAAAATTCCAAGTGCTGCGATGCCCAAGTTAATTAGGAGGCTTCAAATCGCGCTACGGCTGCAAGCTAACAAGCGAGTGTGCCACTTAAGCTATAGCGCCTCGAAGCCGAAATATGGCAATCTGGTGGCAAGTTCTGCCGGGCAAGGAAGTTTCATGATGCGTTGGGTTCTTCTGGTAATCGCCTTCTTTACCATGGCGGAACCAGCGGTTGCTCAACGCCGCCCTCCTGGATACCAGCAGGCCGAGCAGAGCTTTTCCCAGCTGACCGTCGACGAGCGGATCAAGCTTCAGATCCTGCTGACGGCTAACGGCTACTGGCCGGCCGTTCCGAACGTGAACTTCAGCAACCGGCTCTTCGAGGCCATTACCAACTACCAGCGGGACTACGGACGCATCCCGAACGGGGCCGTTGATGCGGACCTGTTCGGGCAGGTGCTCAACAGCGCAATGCCTCTGTTGCAGACGTGGAACTTGCGCGCCATTCCGCACCCGACCCGCGGCCGTCCGATCTGGGTGCCGCTCGGCCTCGGACTGGTTGCCAAGAGAGACGAGAACGGCATTGCCTGGTCGGACCCCCAGGGCAGGGCATCCTTGGCCTACTCGTATTTCGGCGGCACGACGCTCGTCGCAAACTACCAGAGTGTCCTCGACAAGGTCCTGTCCGAGGGCGGCAGGGTTCACTACAAGATCTTGAAGCCGGGCTTCTTCGTCGTCTCGATGTCAACCGCCAATGGTCTCGACGCCTATATCCGGTTCCATGAGGATGGGCGTGGGGTGCTGGGCTTCTTCCTGTTCTGGAAAGGCAGCGAATCCCACCTCCACATGGAGCGGGTGGCAACCCTCATCTCCGGGTCCTTCTGGGCAACCATGACAGGAGCTCCCTTCACCGAGGCCCCGACGATGACCCCGCCCCAAGAGACAGTTGCGGTCGCTCGTCCCGCAGAGCCCAAAGCTCCCGCGC
It includes:
- a CDS encoding serine protease, which encodes MMRWVLLVIAFFTMAEPAVAQRRPPGYQQAEQSFSQLTVDERIKLQILLTANGYWPAVPNVNFSNRLFEAITNYQRDYGRIPNGAVDADLFGQVLNSAMPLLQTWNLRAIPHPTRGRPIWVPLGLGLVAKRDENGIAWSDPQGRASLAYSYFGGTTLVANYQSVLDKVLSEGGRVHYKILKPGFFVVSMSTANGLDAYIRFHEDGRGVLGFFLFWKGSESHLHMERVATLISGSFWATMTGAPFTEAPTMTPPQETVAVARPAEPKAPAPTPKSEPDEKGPSSGTGFFVSRDGHVLTNAHVVDRCSSINVKAENGDVVSGRVLAKDTTNDLALLRTALRPSKVAGVRLGIRLGEGVAAFGFPLTTLLSSSGNFTLGNVTALSGLKDDSRYLQVSAPVQPGNSGGPLFDQNGNVVGVVSAKLNALNVMVATNGDIPQNVNFAIKGSLAVSFLESNQVVVEQGTAGQAMAPADLADQAKQVSVLIRCE
- a CDS encoding IMPACT family protein gives rise to the protein MLTLERPTSLEQIIKKSRFVATGGPVAGEQAAKDFIAAHADPGANHNCWAWRVGQSYRSSDDGEPSGTAGKPILQAIDRLSLDNVAVVVTRWFGGVLLGSGGLIRAYGGTAATCLRAGKLVAIVAVHEATITVTFSDLALVQARLASSAGVQIRQESFTETGATLTVGLPEASAPQIVHMIMDITSGRASIVMDPCTAI
- the repC gene encoding plasmid replication protein RepC, encoding MQLASSGGRRLRHAALAARKLALEAERTVTRKELSAAARDAGKALDLRPAQRAVLSELVACWGEQEWERLLVWPSNDYLMSRTGLTERAIRRILRQLVDLQLLAPKDSPNGKRYAVKDLAGQVVDAFGFDLTPIYARRGDWAAMLIEQKQLREVQKRAFDEVTICRRATEEALSALAEHFPDVDRSEIETRLKALQARTPTRSRVTLPADLLDAWQLLRTDVEEVFYEAGKAGLGVRHTNNNNGSPSEPCNKGFPKKAEAVRSTEQTSEQLSPELILEACPTLSDYGQPVRDLADIVSAGRYLRAALGAHESAWAEAVEDIGTVRAAIAVIYVLQLYEDDVAKNGGESRIKNPGGYFRALTRMVKAGKIDLAVELLAMRRRRMS
- a CDS encoding alpha/beta fold hydrolase, translated to MDDFKSVHMDGLRRNLHNLLYPASDRRSTAAEAGLSDFQDLILQTPDGERLVAWWKPAQPGKALILYFHGNGGSLWNGRLRAQALTASGRGLLMVSYRGYSGSTGSPTEMGLHTDARTAYDWVRQSYEASRLVAYGESLGTGVAVRLASEQPLAGLILDAPYTSTADGASLTYWYVPVSWLMLDQFRSLDIIQQVKAPILILHGTDDRTIPFAFGGRLYAAAPEPKHFVRIEGGSHSRNLEQGGMAAVEDFLAAVETQRPDRSSGTVTPP
- a CDS encoding helix-turn-helix domain-containing protein, encoding MNDDDFEQLIASLGEVLACTDNSQSLGGGLRLPSATDVAAIRKKTGLSQADFARRTSVPVATIRNWEQGRRLPQGPARVLLALLDRNPRIVEDTLSR
- a CDS encoding DNA/RNA non-specific endonuclease; amino-acid sequence: MRLPNPFPALVLVVALVVSDAAAAACPQHFFGGTAPVLANPKLTPKTRQICYTEFALLHSGLTRTPLWVAEHLTPRRASGARALNRVNNFHADPNLPPDERAELSDYVRSGFDRGHMAPAGDMTIPQGMDESFSLANMVPQNSDNNRNLWESIERAVRDYSERQEIYVVTGPLFQGENLQALKGRVLVPTHIAKAVFDPTLNAGAAYLTPNQEGDEYRIISLAELQQLSGIDPFPQLQPDIKQSILNLPAPQLRRSKGPGRNTRRPPPQADAQEQSPAPSQDGFIGGILEAIDQFGRRP
- a CDS encoding WGR domain-containing protein — its product is MFQDTIQYLVLDRCDPTRNMARYYVLSLEPSLFGDATLIREWGRLGQPGQRRIELYENQSRAVEALETWLQRKQRRGYLLRSG